One Porphyromonas pogonae genomic region harbors:
- a CDS encoding carboxypeptidase regulatory-like domain-containing protein, with product MKKIATTLLFALGISAVCLGQNQGHGEGKIIDDATGKPMNKVQVSVKGPKNIVVTTSSDGLFNLKSLPQGSYTMTINAPGYEAVQVTIVKKASGEIGIPLIRLKSISGDTDKNYLDITVDELGDTDSGHSNEYSPLLTASKDPFLAAAAYTFSPMRFRARGYESGYTPQYLNGMLMNDMITGYSSWYLWSGLNDILRNQDNSVGIQPLENDFGSIGEATNINTRASGQRAQKRLTYSNSNRTYSNRLMFTYASGMMENGWSVAGSVSRRWGNGIYSYVRGQFYDSWGYYLGIEKMLNPRHRLSLTFIGSPTKRGVGSASTQEAYDLVGSNFYNPNIGKQDDKWRNSRVKDYHEPMIQLSHIWKPGDNTNLTTSVGYRFGKNAYSALTWMNAPDPRPDYYRNLPSYFTARAVDPSFIPDEASAEYAENLWKSDRNTRYINWDKLYEINKNNNKKTYDSNGILLAEGLGSEYAIEDRMNDQQQFNFATVLNTNVANNFKLDAGLNMRLNRTHNYNKMKDLLGGEYWYDIDKFAERDFSGDPAKVQLNLLDPDRIVKKGDKMGHDYYAYIRDYNAWAVGKYKYDNLDAYAGVSLGVTSMMRKGLQQRGLFPTNSYGESDTKKFFNYGFKLGGVYSVTGNHFLEANMALMQQAPYFRNIFISPRTRNSYVTDPKPEKIYSGDLSYNIRLPWLRGRITGFYTRINDQTRGMSFYDDSQGSFSNLSITGIDTEYAGLEVGMEAKLSPTLTATGAFTYGRYRYASDADFIQTVDNSAKVIMQDKVYWNGLNTSGTPQTAGTIGLTYRAPWYGMFGINANYFDRNFISMNPIIRTERARTDLENKYAIPEKLKGGFTLDVFAGYSYRINYTTYLRFNISVSNVLNNKKMQSGGYEQLRVMVNNDKIIRPFDSKLFYMYGTTFFFNTSLQF from the coding sequence ATGAAAAAAATCGCTACAACTCTTTTATTTGCCTTGGGTATTAGTGCCGTATGTCTCGGTCAGAACCAAGGTCACGGTGAGGGCAAAATTATAGATGATGCTACCGGGAAACCGATGAATAAAGTACAGGTTTCCGTAAAAGGCCCCAAAAATATCGTTGTAACAACCTCATCGGACGGATTATTCAATCTCAAATCACTCCCCCAGGGTTCATATACTATGACTATCAACGCTCCGGGTTATGAAGCCGTGCAGGTGACCATAGTAAAAAAAGCCTCAGGTGAGATAGGAATACCACTGATCAGACTCAAAAGCATTAGTGGTGATACAGACAAAAACTACCTGGATATCACGGTAGATGAGCTCGGTGATACTGACAGCGGACATTCCAATGAATACTCACCACTCCTCACAGCTTCAAAAGATCCTTTTCTGGCTGCTGCAGCTTACACCTTCAGTCCTATGCGCTTCAGAGCCAGGGGTTATGAAAGCGGATATACTCCGCAATATCTCAACGGCATGCTTATGAACGATATGATCACAGGTTATTCGTCATGGTATCTCTGGAGCGGACTCAATGATATCCTGCGCAATCAGGACAATAGTGTGGGGATACAACCTCTGGAAAATGACTTCGGCAGTATAGGTGAAGCTACTAATATAAATACGAGGGCATCAGGCCAAAGAGCTCAAAAAAGACTTACTTATTCCAATAGTAATAGGACATACAGTAATAGACTGATGTTTACCTATGCTTCAGGGATGATGGAAAACGGATGGTCTGTAGCAGGTTCTGTATCAAGACGTTGGGGCAATGGTATTTATTCCTATGTCAGAGGACAATTTTATGATTCATGGGGATATTATCTGGGTATAGAAAAAATGCTCAACCCTCGGCATAGATTGTCTTTGACTTTTATAGGGTCTCCTACAAAAAGAGGAGTAGGTTCGGCTTCTACACAAGAAGCATATGATCTGGTAGGATCCAATTTCTACAACCCCAATATCGGAAAACAAGATGATAAGTGGAGAAATTCGCGTGTAAAAGATTATCATGAACCCATGATACAATTGTCACACATCTGGAAGCCCGGAGATAATACCAATCTTACCACTTCGGTGGGATACCGATTCGGCAAGAATGCTTATAGCGCTCTTACTTGGATGAATGCTCCCGATCCACGACCCGATTATTACCGTAACCTCCCCAGTTATTTTACAGCACGTGCAGTTGATCCTTCTTTTATACCAGACGAAGCATCTGCAGAATACGCTGAAAATTTATGGAAATCCGATAGAAACACTCGCTATATCAACTGGGACAAACTCTATGAGATAAACAAGAATAACAATAAGAAGACCTATGACAGCAACGGCATATTATTGGCAGAGGGGCTCGGCTCTGAATATGCCATTGAAGATAGGATGAATGATCAGCAACAGTTCAATTTTGCTACAGTATTGAATACCAACGTTGCAAATAATTTCAAGTTGGATGCCGGGCTCAACATGCGACTCAACAGGACTCATAATTATAATAAGATGAAGGATCTGCTGGGCGGTGAGTATTGGTATGATATCGACAAATTTGCCGAGAGAGATTTCTCAGGTGATCCTGCCAAGGTACAATTAAACCTACTTGATCCCGACCGCATAGTCAAGAAAGGAGATAAAATGGGGCATGATTACTATGCATATATCCGTGATTACAACGCCTGGGCCGTAGGCAAATACAAATATGACAATCTGGATGCCTATGCAGGAGTCTCATTAGGCGTCACCTCCATGATGCGAAAAGGTCTACAACAGAGGGGGCTTTTTCCCACAAATTCCTATGGTGAGTCAGACACTAAAAAGTTCTTCAATTACGGGTTCAAACTTGGGGGTGTGTATAGTGTTACAGGTAATCACTTCTTAGAAGCCAATATGGCTCTGATGCAACAGGCACCTTACTTCCGCAATATCTTTATCTCACCACGGACTCGTAACTCTTATGTTACAGATCCCAAGCCTGAGAAGATATACTCGGGAGACTTGAGCTATAATATACGTTTGCCTTGGTTACGAGGGCGTATAACAGGCTTTTATACTCGCATCAATGACCAAACCAGAGGAATGAGTTTTTATGATGACTCTCAAGGCTCGTTCTCCAATCTTTCCATCACAGGGATAGATACGGAATATGCAGGACTCGAGGTCGGAATGGAAGCTAAGCTGAGCCCTACTCTCACTGCCACGGGTGCATTTACCTATGGTAGATATCGATATGCATCAGATGCGGATTTTATCCAAACAGTTGACAACTCGGCCAAAGTGATTATGCAAGACAAAGTCTATTGGAATGGGCTCAATACCTCGGGTACTCCTCAAACAGCAGGGACCATAGGGCTCACCTATCGAGCTCCATGGTACGGCATGTTTGGTATCAATGCCAATTACTTCGACAGGAACTTCATTTCCATGAATCCCATTATCCGTACAGAAAGAGCTCGCACTGATCTTGAGAATAAATATGCAATCCCCGAAAAACTCAAAGGAGGCTTTACTCTTGATGTCTTTGCAGGATATTCATACAGAATTAACTATACCACTTACTTGAGGTTTAATATCTCCGTAAGCAATGTCCTTAATAACAAAAAGATGCAAAGCGGGGGTTACGAGCAGTTGCGTGTAATGGTAAACAATGACAAGATAATACGTCCTTTCGACTCCAAGCTGTTCTATATGTATGGTACCACATTCTTCTTCAACACGTCACTGCAATTCTAA
- a CDS encoding endonuclease/exonuclease/phosphatase family protein, with the protein MKNRLLSFLLFLFVITSLQAQDKAKYAKVTVAFYNLENLFDTIDGPNKDEEFLPNGANAWTEERYREKLHHMASVISQIGSDKGPDIIGVCEIENIKVLEDLIAQPELKGYGYSIVHYDSPDARGIDCALLYKVSVFKLLSSKAHAVNIPGEPNVKTRDVLEASGTILGDKFHFLVAHWPSRAGGEQISLNRRMAAARVMKSVSDSVVNHDASAKVILMGDFNDDPVSPSIKRGLQTKDTPENLAALDLFNPMTSLYRKGIGTLAYRDVWNLFDNLVVNGNLIGSDYTTFKVLQDKKSGEYAHVFNSEFLRQQRGHFKGYPFRTFAGGQYQGGYSDHFPVYLYIVKKI; encoded by the coding sequence ATGAAGAATAGACTCCTATCGTTTCTTTTATTTCTGTTTGTTATAACATCGTTACAAGCTCAGGATAAGGCCAAGTATGCCAAAGTCACTGTGGCTTTTTATAACCTGGAGAATCTCTTTGATACCATAGATGGCCCCAATAAAGACGAAGAGTTTCTCCCCAACGGTGCTAATGCATGGACAGAAGAAAGATACCGTGAAAAGCTACACCATATGGCTTCGGTGATATCTCAAATAGGCAGTGATAAAGGCCCTGATATCATAGGCGTATGTGAAATAGAAAATATCAAGGTCTTGGAAGATCTTATTGCTCAACCGGAACTCAAGGGCTATGGTTACAGCATTGTACATTATGATTCGCCTGATGCGCGCGGTATTGATTGTGCTTTGCTTTACAAGGTCTCTGTGTTCAAGCTATTATCGTCCAAAGCTCATGCTGTGAATATACCCGGAGAGCCCAATGTAAAAACAAGAGATGTATTGGAAGCAAGCGGTACAATTCTTGGTGACAAATTCCATTTCCTTGTAGCTCACTGGCCTTCCAGAGCGGGAGGTGAGCAGATATCTCTCAATCGCCGTATGGCTGCCGCCAGAGTAATGAAAAGTGTATCTGACTCTGTGGTCAATCATGATGCTTCTGCCAAAGTAATACTCATGGGAGACTTCAATGATGATCCTGTATCACCCAGTATAAAAAGAGGATTGCAAACCAAAGATACCCCTGAGAATCTTGCGGCTCTCGACTTGTTCAACCCTATGACGAGCCTTTATCGTAAGGGGATAGGAACATTGGCTTATAGGGATGTATGGAATCTTTTTGATAATCTGGTAGTCAATGGTAATCTTATAGGTTCTGATTATACAACATTCAAAGTACTTCAGGATAAGAAAAGCGGAGAATACGCCCATGTTTTCAACAGTGAGTTTTTACGTCAGCAAAGAGGCCATTTTAAAGGATATCCTTTCCGCACCTTTGCTGGAGGACAATATCAGGGCGGATATAGTGATCACTTCCCTGTATATCTCTATATCGTCAAGAAGATTTAG
- a CDS encoding sulfatase family protein has product MKSDCKTICIAGFTGILPLISLGCKTAANSNKEVKLPKQYNIIYIMSDDHSQQTMSCYDRRYIQTPNMDRIANEGIRFTESFVANSISGPSRACMLTGKHSHKNGKLNNSTEFDGNQQTMPKLLQKAGYNTAIFGKWHLESIPQGFTKWCILPGQGDYYDPQFIIESNIAGKKSDTISKRGYVTNLITDMSLDWLEHRDKSKPFALFIHHKAAHRNWMADTVDLNAYEDRDLPIPSTFWDDYATRQGAANQEMSIYKDMDMVYDLKMMKKDVKTRLSGAYTWNNDTQGIHGGLRPEVKKAFDKFYDPIIRDFYAKNPQGKDLAVWKYQRYMKDYMKIIKSLDRNIGRVLDYLKEHNLLENTLIVYTSDQGFYMGEHGWFDKRFMYEESMRTPLIMRLPQGLNKRGDVTLMVQNIDYAPTFLDLAGVRVPQDMQGRSLLPLLKDNKPLKPDAWRKGLYYHFYEYPGEHKARRHYGIRGERYKLIHFYNDFDEWELFDLKKDPNELRNVYNKPEYKAVRDSMLTELKKLEVQYDAPIKD; this is encoded by the coding sequence ATGAAATCTGATTGTAAAACCATTTGCATCGCCGGGTTCACCGGCATTTTACCTCTAATAAGCTTGGGGTGTAAAACGGCAGCTAACTCCAACAAAGAAGTTAAACTACCTAAACAGTACAATATCATCTATATTATGTCTGATGATCATTCGCAACAAACAATGAGTTGCTATGATCGCAGATATATACAAACGCCTAATATGGATCGTATTGCAAATGAAGGAATAAGATTTACCGAAAGTTTTGTTGCCAATTCTATTTCCGGCCCGAGTAGAGCATGCATGCTTACCGGCAAGCATAGTCACAAAAACGGCAAGCTAAACAACTCAACAGAATTTGACGGCAACCAGCAAACAATGCCGAAACTACTACAAAAAGCAGGCTACAACACTGCCATCTTTGGGAAGTGGCACTTGGAAAGCATACCCCAAGGTTTTACCAAATGGTGCATCCTGCCCGGACAAGGAGATTATTACGATCCTCAATTTATCATCGAGTCTAATATTGCCGGAAAAAAATCAGACACTATCAGCAAACGTGGTTATGTAACAAATCTTATCACTGATATGAGTCTGGACTGGTTGGAGCATAGAGACAAGTCAAAGCCCTTTGCCCTGTTTATCCATCACAAAGCCGCCCATCGGAATTGGATGGCGGATACGGTGGATCTTAATGCATATGAGGATAGAGACTTACCTATCCCCTCTACTTTCTGGGATGATTACGCAACACGTCAGGGTGCAGCCAATCAGGAAATGAGCATCTACAAAGACATGGATATGGTCTATGACCTGAAGATGATGAAAAAAGATGTTAAAACGCGTCTCTCTGGAGCTTATACATGGAACAATGATACACAAGGTATACATGGAGGACTACGTCCTGAAGTAAAAAAAGCATTTGATAAATTTTATGATCCTATCATCCGTGATTTCTACGCCAAGAATCCTCAGGGAAAGGATCTGGCTGTATGGAAATATCAGCGTTACATGAAAGATTATATGAAAATCATCAAGTCTCTCGATAGGAATATCGGCCGAGTACTCGACTACCTCAAAGAGCATAATCTCCTCGAGAACACACTCATCGTCTATACATCGGATCAAGGATTCTACATGGGCGAACACGGGTGGTTTGACAAAAGATTCATGTACGAAGAGTCTATGAGAACGCCACTTATCATGCGTCTACCGCAAGGTCTAAACAAAAGAGGCGATGTAACGCTGATGGTTCAGAATATCGACTATGCCCCCACCTTCCTTGACTTAGCAGGAGTACGTGTACCCCAAGATATGCAAGGACGCTCATTGCTTCCATTGCTCAAAGACAATAAACCGCTCAAGCCCGATGCATGGCGCAAAGGACTTTACTACCACTTCTATGAATATCCGGGCGAACACAAAGCTAGACGCCACTATGGAATCAGAGGCGAGAGGTACAAACTGATACATTTCTATAATGATTTTGATGAATGGGAGTTATTCGACCTGAAGAAGGATCCGAATGAACTTCGAAATGTATACAATAAGCCTGAATACAAGGCTGTAAGAGATAGTATGCTTACAGAGCTCAAAAAGCTGGAAGTACAATATGATGCTCCTATAAAAGACTGA
- a CDS encoding acetyl-CoA hydrolase/transferase family protein, with protein MSTNWRETYLNKICTADEAVRKGIKEGDHLVFGHAAAAPAVVSKALYDNRACFKDLSVFHMLYFGEAWHLKPEMEGIVKPVLNFLEGNSRPAYNERRADFLPCHFHEVPDLFKQKFYPVDVAVVKLSEPDESGYCSFGISNDYTKPACECARTIIAEINPNMPYIGGDNFIHISQIDYIIEDNSPITEIPGPPIGEIEMEIGRRCSELIHDGDTLQLGIGAIPDAVLQCLKDRKDMGIHTEMFTDGVMHMIRSGNINGANKTLHPGKVVTTLIMGSRELYEFLDHNPMIEAYSVNYTNDPFIIGKNKKMISINSCIEVDLTGQVASESIGHNQFSGTGGQVDYLRGARRSEGGFSILAFPSTARNGKESRIVPLLKEGATVTSMRNDVDYFVTEYGVARLKGKTLKQRAYALVEIAHPQFRETLLKNIKERFE; from the coding sequence ATGTCAACTAACTGGAGAGAAACTTATCTAAACAAAATCTGCACAGCGGACGAGGCTGTAAGAAAAGGTATTAAAGAAGGTGATCATTTGGTATTCGGGCATGCGGCGGCAGCACCTGCAGTCGTTTCGAAAGCGTTGTATGACAATAGGGCCTGTTTCAAGGATCTATCCGTCTTTCATATGCTTTACTTTGGAGAAGCATGGCACCTAAAACCAGAAATGGAAGGGATCGTAAAACCGGTACTCAACTTTCTGGAAGGGAATTCACGCCCGGCTTACAACGAACGCAGAGCAGATTTTCTTCCTTGCCATTTCCATGAAGTACCTGATCTGTTCAAACAAAAATTTTATCCTGTAGATGTAGCTGTAGTAAAGCTCTCCGAGCCTGACGAAAGCGGCTATTGCTCTTTTGGTATCTCTAATGACTACACCAAACCGGCTTGTGAGTGCGCACGCACAATAATTGCAGAAATAAACCCCAATATGCCATATATCGGTGGCGACAATTTCATACATATTTCGCAAATAGACTATATCATAGAGGATAACTCCCCTATCACTGAAATCCCGGGACCTCCTATAGGTGAAATAGAGATGGAAATAGGACGTCGATGTTCCGAGCTTATTCACGACGGAGACACTTTACAATTGGGTATAGGAGCTATACCCGATGCTGTACTCCAATGCCTGAAAGATAGAAAAGATATGGGAATCCATACAGAAATGTTTACGGATGGAGTGATGCATATGATCAGATCGGGCAATATCAATGGAGCAAACAAAACTCTGCATCCCGGCAAAGTTGTTACTACCCTTATCATGGGCTCAAGGGAATTATATGAATTCCTTGATCACAACCCCATGATAGAAGCTTACTCTGTCAATTATACCAATGATCCCTTCATTATAGGAAAAAATAAGAAAATGATTTCTATCAATTCATGTATTGAAGTTGATCTTACGGGACAAGTAGCCTCAGAATCCATAGGTCATAATCAATTTAGCGGGACAGGCGGCCAAGTCGATTATCTGCGTGGTGCAAGAAGATCAGAAGGAGGATTTTCTATTCTGGCATTTCCTTCCACAGCGCGCAACGGCAAAGAGTCTCGCATAGTACCGTTACTCAAAGAAGGAGCTACTGTCACATCCATGCGTAATGATGTTGATTACTTTGTCACCGAGTATGGTGTGGCAAGGCTCAAGGGTAAAACGCTCAAGCAACGTGCCTATGCATTGGTAGAGATAGCCCACCCACAGTTTAGAGAGACACTATTAAAGAATATTAAAGAGAGATTCGAATAA
- a CDS encoding sigma-70 family RNA polymerase sigma factor, whose amino-acid sequence MRQLKISKSITNRESASLDKYLQEIGREELITVEEEVELAQAIKRGDRRALEKLTRANLRFVVSVAKQYQNQGLSLPDLINEGNLGLIKAAEKFDETRGFKFISYAVWWIRQSILQALAEQSRIVRLPLNQVGTLNKITKALQKFEQENERRPSSAELAKELDIAEDKISDTLKVSGRHISVDAPFVEGEDNSLLDVLVNDDAPNADRSLINESLATEIERVLGTLSDREAEIVKLFFGIGGCQEMTLEEIGDKFGLTRERVRQIKEKAIRRLRQNDKCKSLKPYLG is encoded by the coding sequence ATGAGGCAGCTAAAGATTTCTAAGTCCATTACAAACCGCGAAAGCGCGTCTTTGGATAAATATTTACAGGAAATTGGGCGTGAGGAATTAATCACAGTTGAAGAAGAAGTAGAATTGGCGCAAGCCATAAAGCGAGGAGATCGTAGAGCACTTGAAAAACTAACAAGAGCTAATCTGCGCTTTGTGGTGTCTGTAGCCAAGCAATATCAAAATCAAGGATTGAGTTTGCCGGACTTGATCAATGAAGGCAATCTTGGTCTTATCAAAGCTGCTGAAAAGTTTGATGAAACTCGTGGTTTTAAGTTTATTTCTTATGCTGTATGGTGGATAAGACAATCGATTCTTCAAGCTCTCGCCGAGCAATCAAGAATTGTGCGCTTGCCCCTGAATCAGGTAGGAACTCTGAATAAAATAACGAAGGCTCTTCAAAAATTCGAACAGGAAAACGAACGTCGGCCATCATCAGCAGAGCTGGCGAAAGAATTGGATATTGCGGAAGACAAAATCTCTGATACCCTAAAAGTATCGGGGAGACATATCTCTGTAGATGCTCCCTTTGTAGAAGGTGAAGACAATAGCCTTTTGGATGTACTAGTCAATGACGATGCACCCAATGCCGATAGATCCCTGATCAATGAGTCTCTGGCCACAGAGATAGAAAGAGTGTTGGGAACACTATCGGACAGAGAGGCTGAAATCGTAAAACTGTTCTTTGGTATCGGTGGCTGTCAGGAAATGACGCTGGAAGAGATTGGAGATAAATTCGGACTCACCAGAGAACGTGTACGTCAGATCAAAGAAAAAGCGATTAGAAGATTGAGACAGAATGATAAGTGTAAATCTCTTAAGCCATATCTCGGATAA